One window from the genome of Thalassospira xiamenensis M-5 = DSM 17429 encodes:
- the sdhD gene encoding succinate dehydrogenase, hydrophobic membrane anchor protein: MKMQSDLGRVRGLGSAKSGSSHWWTQRVTAVANLPLGIWFIISILSGHTADYDAVRDWLSSYFHSTMMILMIISVSVHFTHGLQVVIEDYVHNRKAEIVSLFLIKAVAAFLSVAAIVSVMRIVFAGA, from the coding sequence ATGAAAATGCAATCCGATCTGGGCCGTGTTCGCGGCCTCGGTTCTGCTAAAAGTGGCTCGTCGCACTGGTGGACCCAGCGCGTTACCGCTGTCGCAAACCTTCCGCTCGGCATCTGGTTCATCATATCGATCCTGTCTGGCCATACGGCCGACTATGATGCAGTCCGTGATTGGCTGAGCTCGTATTTCCATTCGACCATGATGATCCTGATGATCATCAGTGTTTCTGTGCACTTCACGCATGGCCTTCAGGTCGTGATCGAGGATTATGTGCACAACCGTAAAGCAGAAATCGTATCGCTGTTCCTGATCAAGGCTGTGGCCGCATTCCTGTCGGTTGCTGCCATCGTGTCGGTCATGCGTATCGTTTTTGCCGGAGCCTGA
- the sdhC gene encoding succinate dehydrogenase, cytochrome b556 subunit — translation MSKANRPLSPHLQVYRLPMAAKMSISFRAMGVGLAIGFVFLASWLIGAGAGRDAFDGYHAFFTSWFGLLLLFGWTAAFYYHACNGVRHLVWDTGRGLTNEGARKGNPIVFGAAIVLTILTWIIGLA, via the coding sequence ATGAGCAAAGCCAATCGGCCGCTGTCTCCGCACTTGCAGGTGTACCGGCTTCCGATGGCAGCCAAGATGTCCATTTCGTTCCGTGCGATGGGTGTCGGTCTTGCCATTGGTTTCGTATTTCTGGCGTCCTGGCTGATTGGTGCCGGCGCTGGTCGTGATGCATTTGACGGCTATCACGCATTTTTCACCTCGTGGTTTGGTCTGCTGCTGCTGTTCGGTTGGACGGCGGCATTTTATTACCATGCTTGCAACGGTGTCCGGCACCTTGTCTGGGATACCGGTCGCGGCCTGACAAATGAGGGCGCCAGAAAAGGCAACCCGATCGTCTTTGGCGCGGCAATCGTGCTGACCATTCTTACCTGGATTATCGGTCTGGCCTAA
- a CDS encoding ureidoglycolate lyase has protein sequence MKLKVEPLTPAAFAPFGEVISTATARDEYKINLGTTTRFHDISRVDVGDEGGIPIISIFRGTPRPMPIEIKMMERHPLGSQAFVPLSGQKFLIVVAEGSDTPALEDLRAFISDGTQGVTYAKNVWHHPLLALEPESDFLIVDRSGPGNNLNEIDLPMVDDTPATLDWPQT, from the coding sequence ATGAAACTGAAAGTCGAACCGCTAACCCCCGCGGCTTTTGCCCCGTTTGGCGAGGTGATATCCACCGCCACCGCGCGGGACGAATATAAAATCAATCTGGGTACAACAACGCGGTTTCACGACATATCGCGCGTTGATGTCGGGGACGAAGGTGGCATACCAATCATCAGCATTTTTCGCGGCACACCGCGCCCGATGCCGATTGAAATCAAAATGATGGAACGCCATCCACTGGGCTCCCAGGCGTTCGTGCCTCTAAGCGGTCAGAAGTTCCTGATTGTTGTGGCAGAGGGTTCAGATACCCCTGCCCTCGAAGACCTACGCGCCTTTATCTCGGACGGGACACAAGGTGTGACTTATGCCAAGAATGTCTGGCACCACCCGCTTCTGGCGCTTGAACCAGAAAGTGATTTTCTGATCGTGGATCGCAGCGGCCCGGGCAACAACCTGAACGAAATTGATCTGCCGATGGTTGATGATACGCCTGCAACGCTTGACTGGCCGCAAACCTGA
- the alc gene encoding allantoicase: MSHHTNHDAPEFTRRFVNLADERLGAEAIFATDDFFADKQRMLQTADAIFYPDKYDDNGKWMDGWESRRKRVEGHDYCVVRLATSGRIYGVDIDTSHFTGNFPPAASLEACYCPDGDPAEDTTWIEIVAPIGLRAGIGAEAHHYADVTAEGVFTHVRLHIYPDGGIARLRVYGRPDRDWSKMASSADQVDLAAMINGGVVLTWSDAHYGNPNAILAPGRGINMGDGWETRRRREPGNEWLIVELGHPGEIEKIIVDTCHFKGNYPDRVSIQAAYVDGEKDKSLRARSMFWQTILPEQKMQADHIHEFDASVIAKLGPVSHLRVNSIPDGGISRLRILGKPAKR, from the coding sequence CCACCACACAAACCATGATGCCCCGGAATTTACCCGGCGTTTTGTCAATCTGGCCGACGAACGTCTGGGCGCAGAAGCAATCTTTGCGACCGACGATTTCTTTGCCGACAAGCAACGCATGTTGCAAACCGCCGATGCCATTTTTTATCCGGATAAATATGATGACAATGGCAAGTGGATGGATGGCTGGGAAAGCCGCCGCAAACGTGTGGAAGGTCATGATTACTGTGTGGTACGGCTGGCAACATCGGGCCGGATTTACGGTGTCGATATCGATACCAGCCACTTCACCGGCAACTTCCCGCCCGCCGCATCGCTAGAGGCATGCTATTGCCCGGATGGTGATCCCGCCGAAGATACGACCTGGATCGAAATTGTTGCCCCGATCGGGTTGCGTGCCGGTATCGGCGCAGAAGCCCACCATTATGCTGATGTCACGGCAGAGGGCGTTTTCACCCATGTCCGCCTGCATATCTATCCCGATGGAGGCATTGCCCGTCTGCGCGTTTATGGCCGCCCGGATCGGGACTGGTCAAAAATGGCAAGCAGTGCCGATCAGGTTGATCTGGCAGCCATGATCAATGGCGGCGTGGTCCTGACATGGTCAGATGCCCATTATGGCAACCCGAATGCCATTCTGGCCCCGGGCAGAGGCATCAATATGGGTGATGGCTGGGAAACCAGACGGCGCCGCGAACCCGGCAACGAGTGGCTTATCGTTGAGCTCGGCCATCCTGGCGAGATCGAGAAAATCATCGTCGACACCTGCCACTTCAAGGGCAACTATCCCGACCGGGTTTCCATTCAGGCCGCCTATGTGGATGGTGAAAAGGATAAGTCGCTGCGCGCACGTTCGATGTTCTGGCAAACCATTTTGCCTGAACAGAAAATGCAGGCCGACCATATCCACGAATTTGATGCGTCGGTCATCGCCAAGCTCGGCCCGGTATCGCATTTGCGCGTCAATTCCATTCCCGATGGCGGGATCAGCCGCCTGCGCATTCTTGGCAAACCGGCAAAGCGATAA
- a CDS encoding tetratricopeptide repeat protein, which yields MTALLIRTHHLIAGLALLTLVACGDTSAKWEPQDMFASPAEKPVDERYRAMIDFKALSRDEAGVEYAAGPSATVLGAVEESVALCQEKGGKGCKAVRVGLTWVDGLDSDAIKAVMETYRNTMLAEATQASNAGNAGAANWLAFHYAVRGENLGEAERLIKRALQVAPDDPGALDTYGLVLYKQGKYQEAEEIFVAVNKAMPTAEHLAHFAENALAMGKTEMARAAYQRALEAQPSAVLSQEIQKRLLALDLGGGAATQ from the coding sequence ATGACTGCTTTGTTGATCCGGACACATCATCTCATTGCGGGCCTGGCCCTTCTAACGCTGGTGGCCTGCGGCGATACCTCTGCGAAATGGGAGCCTCAGGATATGTTCGCAAGCCCGGCGGAAAAGCCGGTTGACGAACGATACCGGGCGATGATCGATTTCAAGGCGCTATCGCGTGACGAGGCCGGGGTTGAATATGCCGCCGGGCCGAGCGCGACCGTGCTGGGCGCGGTGGAAGAATCCGTTGCCCTTTGTCAGGAAAAGGGTGGCAAGGGATGCAAGGCGGTCCGTGTCGGTCTGACATGGGTTGATGGTCTTGATAGCGATGCCATCAAGGCGGTGATGGAAACCTATCGCAACACCATGCTGGCAGAAGCAACGCAGGCATCGAATGCGGGGAATGCCGGTGCGGCGAACTGGCTTGCCTTCCATTATGCGGTTCGTGGTGAAAATTTGGGTGAAGCAGAACGTCTGATCAAGCGTGCCTTGCAGGTTGCACCCGATGATCCCGGTGCGCTCGATACCTACGGGCTGGTGCTTTATAAGCAGGGCAAATATCAGGAAGCAGAAGAGATATTTGTGGCTGTAAACAAGGCCATGCCGACGGCTGAACATCTTGCGCATTTTGCCGAAAATGCCCTTGCGATGGGCAAAACCGAAATGGCACGCGCGGCTTATCAGCGCGCCCTTGAGGCGCAGCCAAGTGCGGTGCTGTCACAGGAAATCCAGAAACGGTTGCTTGCCCTTGATCTGGGTGGCGGCGCGGCAACACAGTGA
- a CDS encoding MaoC family dehydratase, with amino-acid sequence MTSKTNPGNYFEDFRIGQEMRHATPRTITTGDVALYTGLYGSRFAVQSSDEFARRIGFDRAPVDDFLAFHMVFGKTVPDVSLNAVANLGYAGGVFGAPVYPGDTVSTVSTVIGLKENSNGKSGVVYVNSVGRNQRGEMVLGYNRWVMVRKHDESARAPETVIPELPGVVAPEALQIPKSLDLSAYDFELSGASHRWGEYAIGEKIDHIDGMTIEEAEHQIATRLYQNTAKVHFDQVAAGAGRFGKRLIYGGHIISLARALSFNGLGNGFRIAAINAGAHVNPAFAGDTVFAWSEVLDKFEIPGRRDIGALRLRLVAVRDRQAYDFPLRDAEGKYDSRVLLDFDYTVLIPR; translated from the coding sequence ATGACATCGAAAACAAATCCCGGAAATTATTTTGAGGATTTCCGCATCGGTCAGGAAATGCGCCACGCAACACCGCGCACGATCACGACCGGTGATGTCGCACTTTATACCGGGCTTTATGGTTCCCGTTTTGCGGTGCAGTCGTCTGATGAATTTGCCCGGCGGATCGGGTTTGATCGCGCGCCTGTGGATGATTTTCTGGCGTTTCATATGGTATTTGGCAAAACCGTGCCAGATGTGTCGTTAAATGCGGTTGCCAATCTTGGTTATGCGGGCGGCGTGTTTGGTGCGCCGGTCTATCCGGGCGATACGGTCAGTACGGTATCGACCGTGATCGGGCTTAAGGAAAACTCGAATGGCAAGAGCGGAGTGGTTTACGTCAATTCCGTCGGTCGTAATCAGCGTGGCGAGATGGTGCTGGGTTACAATCGCTGGGTCATGGTGCGCAAACATGATGAAAGTGCCCGGGCACCTGAAACAGTCATTCCTGAATTGCCAGGCGTTGTTGCGCCAGAGGCATTGCAGATCCCCAAAAGCCTTGATCTGTCGGCCTATGATTTTGAACTGTCCGGGGCATCCCATCGTTGGGGTGAATATGCGATTGGCGAAAAAATCGATCATATCGATGGCATGACCATCGAAGAAGCCGAACACCAGATCGCAACCCGTCTTTACCAGAATACAGCCAAGGTTCACTTTGATCAGGTTGCGGCAGGTGCCGGGCGGTTTGGCAAGCGGCTGATTTATGGTGGGCACATCATTTCACTGGCACGTGCATTGTCCTTTAACGGGCTTGGCAACGGTTTTCGTATTGCTGCGATTAATGCCGGTGCGCATGTTAATCCGGCTTTTGCCGGCGATACGGTATTTGCCTGGTCCGAGGTTCTGGACAAGTTTGAAATTCCGGGGCGACGAGACATCGGTGCGCTTCGTTTGCGTCTTGTTGCGGTGCGCGATCGGCAGGCATATGACTTCCCGTTACGTGACGCAGAAGGAAAATATGACTCCAGGGTTCTTCTGGACTTTGATTATACCGTTTTAATTCCCAGATAA
- the sdhA gene encoding succinate dehydrogenase flavoprotein subunit yields MSESYKIIDHNYDVVVMGAGGAGLRATLGTVEAGLKTACITKVFPTRSHTVAAQGGIGASLGNMSEDHWQWHMYDTVKGSDWLGDQDAIEYMCRNAVPAVHELEHYGMPFSRTEDGKIYQRPFGGHTRDHGKAPVERACAAADRTGHAMLHTLYQQCLKHKAEFFVEYIALDLIMGEDGSCKGLVAWDLDTGEIHRFNAKMTILASGGYGRAFFSCTSAHTCTGDGHGMVARAGLGLQDMEFVQFHPTGIYGSGCLITEGARGEGGYLTNSEGERFMERYAPTVKDLASRDVVSRGMAQEIRDGRGVGEHGEYIHLHLEHLGSEVLWERLPGITETAKIFAGVDATKEPIPVLPTVHYNMGGIPTNYKGEVLRPTADNPNAIVPGLMAAGEAACVSVHGANRLGTNSLLDLVVFGRACGLHAAEVVDAKASYKELKTTDGDEAIARFDRLRWAKGSRPTAEIRLEMQRVMQGNCGVFRTAEILKEGVEKLSATAATLPDVAVSDRSLIWNSDLVETMELENLMVCAAATMNSAEARHESRGAHAHEDYPKRDDEVWMKHTIATVDWDKGYGVDLTYRPVNNFTLTDEVSYIEPKERVY; encoded by the coding sequence ATGAGCGAATCATATAAAATTATCGACCATAACTACGACGTCGTTGTTATGGGCGCAGGCGGCGCCGGTCTTCGTGCGACGCTTGGAACGGTCGAAGCCGGACTGAAAACCGCCTGTATCACCAAGGTCTTCCCGACCCGCTCGCACACCGTTGCGGCGCAGGGCGGCATTGGTGCATCACTTGGCAACATGTCCGAAGATCACTGGCAGTGGCATATGTATGACACCGTCAAGGGCTCCGACTGGCTCGGTGACCAGGACGCGATCGAATATATGTGCCGTAACGCTGTTCCGGCTGTTCATGAACTTGAACATTACGGCATGCCGTTCTCGCGGACCGAGGATGGCAAAATCTATCAGCGTCCGTTCGGTGGTCATACCCGTGACCACGGTAAAGCGCCGGTCGAACGTGCCTGTGCTGCTGCTGACCGTACCGGTCATGCCATGCTGCACACCCTGTATCAGCAGTGCCTGAAACACAAAGCCGAATTCTTCGTCGAATATATCGCCCTTGATCTGATCATGGGTGAAGACGGGTCGTGCAAAGGTCTGGTCGCCTGGGATCTTGATACCGGTGAAATCCATCGTTTCAACGCCAAGATGACCATTCTGGCGTCGGGCGGTTATGGTCGCGCATTCTTTAGCTGCACCTCGGCCCATACCTGCACCGGTGATGGTCATGGCATGGTCGCACGTGCAGGCCTTGGTCTTCAGGACATGGAATTCGTTCAGTTCCATCCGACCGGCATTTACGGTTCTGGCTGCCTGATCACCGAAGGTGCGCGTGGCGAGGGCGGTTATCTGACCAACTCCGAAGGCGAACGTTTCATGGAACGTTACGCACCGACCGTTAAGGACCTTGCATCACGTGACGTCGTTTCGCGCGGTATGGCACAGGAAATCCGTGATGGTCGCGGTGTCGGCGAACACGGCGAATACATCCACCTGCACCTTGAACATCTTGGTTCGGAAGTGCTTTGGGAACGTCTGCCGGGTATTACCGAAACCGCAAAAATCTTTGCCGGTGTTGATGCGACCAAGGAACCGATCCCGGTCCTGCCGACGGTCCATTACAATATGGGCGGTATTCCGACCAACTATAAGGGCGAAGTCCTGCGTCCGACGGCGGATAACCCGAACGCAATCGTTCCGGGTCTGATGGCGGCCGGCGAGGCGGCCTGCGTGTCGGTCCACGGTGCAAACCGTCTTGGCACCAACTCGTTGCTCGACCTTGTTGTTTTTGGTCGTGCATGTGGCTTGCACGCCGCCGAAGTCGTCGATGCCAAGGCATCCTACAAGGAACTCAAAACCACCGATGGCGACGAGGCTATTGCACGTTTCGACCGTCTGCGTTGGGCAAAGGGTTCTCGTCCGACCGCCGAAATCCGTCTGGAAATGCAGCGCGTCATGCAGGGCAATTGCGGCGTATTCCGTACTGCCGAGATTCTCAAGGAAGGTGTCGAAAAGCTTTCCGCGACCGCAGCAACGCTTCCTGATGTTGCCGTGTCGGATCGTTCGCTGATCTGGAACTCCGATCTCGTCGAAACGATGGAACTCGAAAACCTCATGGTCTGCGCTGCTGCAACCATGAATTCCGCCGAGGCCCGTCACGAATCACGCGGGGCACATGCCCACGAGGATTATCCGAAGCGTGATGACGAAGTCTGGATGAAGCACACGATTGCGACTGTCGATTGGGACAAAGGGTATGGCGTTGATCTGACCTATCGTCCGGTCAACAACTTCACCCTTACCGATGAAGTGTCGTATATCGAGCCGAAAGAGCGCGTCTATTAA
- a CDS encoding HpcH/HpaI aldolase/citrate lyase family protein: MAAIARPRRSVLYMPGSNARALEKGRSLPADGLILDLEDAVAPDAKDVARDQIVAALAEGGYGKREIQIRTNGLNTPWGYADIVAAAKTSTDAILLPKVESADTVRQVATIMEAQGAHADMRIWCMMETPLAMLDAREIAGAHPRLGGFVMGTSDLAKDLNCAHTPDRLPMITSLGLCLLAARAYGLAILDGVHLDLSDDDGFAASCTQGREMGFDGKTLIHPKTIAAANTAFAPAESEIAWARKIIAAHEEAVQEGKGVVVVDGKLIENLHVVSAKRLVAMADQIAEMDAA, encoded by the coding sequence ATGGCTGCAATCGCACGTCCACGCCGCAGTGTTCTTTATATGCCGGGTTCAAACGCCCGGGCACTGGAAAAGGGGCGCAGTCTGCCTGCTGATGGCCTGATCCTTGATCTTGAGGATGCCGTGGCACCCGACGCAAAGGATGTTGCCCGCGATCAGATCGTTGCCGCGCTGGCAGAAGGTGGTTATGGCAAACGTGAAATCCAGATCAGGACCAACGGGTTAAATACCCCGTGGGGATATGCCGATATCGTGGCTGCGGCCAAAACATCGACCGACGCGATTTTGCTGCCAAAGGTCGAAAGTGCCGATACGGTCCGACAGGTTGCGACCATCATGGAAGCGCAGGGTGCGCATGCGGATATGCGTATCTGGTGCATGATGGAAACGCCGCTTGCGATGCTTGATGCCAGGGAAATCGCAGGGGCTCATCCGCGCCTTGGCGGTTTTGTGATGGGGACATCTGATCTGGCGAAGGATCTGAACTGCGCTCATACGCCTGATCGTTTGCCAATGATAACAAGTCTTGGCCTTTGCCTGCTGGCGGCCCGTGCCTATGGTCTTGCGATCCTTGACGGCGTTCATCTTGATCTTTCGGACGATGATGGCTTCGCCGCATCCTGTACGCAGGGACGTGAAATGGGATTTGATGGCAAAACGCTGATCCATCCCAAAACCATTGCGGCTGCTAATACCGCATTCGCCCCAGCCGAAAGCGAGATTGCCTGGGCACGCAAAATCATTGCCGCCCATGAGGAAGCGGTACAAGAGGGCAAAGGTGTTGTCGTTGTCGATGGTAAACTGATCGAGAATTTGCATGTGGTTTCGGCCAAGCGTCTGGTCGCAATGGCCGATCAGATTGCGGAAATGGACGCGGCTTAA
- a CDS encoding HAD family hydrolase, producing MINLVIFDCDGVLIDSEVLSFAVDVQILAGYGIEVSSDDLARRFGGVSYAGMVDSLNDDHATAIDAVKYQKECEDLLGSLFETDLRAIGGIDAVLKSLDVPVCVASGSDLARLDTCLGNTGLLDFFGARIFSVEEVANGKPAPDIFLHAARECGSKPENCLVIEDSPAGIIAAGAAGMRSVGFLGGGHRNPQDAEMLMQAGAEDVVGDSSELHRYLGNQGLAKRP from the coding sequence GTGATCAATCTTGTCATCTTTGATTGCGATGGGGTGCTGATCGATAGCGAAGTGCTGTCGTTTGCCGTCGATGTTCAGATACTTGCAGGCTATGGCATTGAAGTCTCATCGGATGACCTGGCGCGCCGTTTTGGCGGTGTGTCCTATGCCGGGATGGTCGACAGCCTGAATGATGATCATGCAACCGCGATTGACGCCGTGAAGTATCAGAAAGAATGTGAAGATCTGCTCGGAAGTCTTTTTGAAACAGATCTGCGGGCGATTGGTGGCATTGACGCGGTTCTGAAATCACTTGATGTGCCGGTTTGCGTTGCATCGGGCAGTGATTTGGCACGCCTTGATACCTGTCTTGGAAATACCGGTTTGCTTGATTTCTTCGGGGCGCGGATTTTCTCGGTCGAGGAAGTGGCAAATGGCAAACCGGCCCCGGATATCTTCCTGCATGCGGCGCGGGAATGCGGTTCCAAACCGGAAAACTGTCTTGTGATCGAAGACAGCCCCGCCGGGATTATTGCCGCCGGGGCGGCCGGGATGCGATCCGTCGGATTTCTTGGTGGAGGCCATCGAAATCCGCAAGATGCCGAAATGTTAATGCAGGCCGGGGCCGAGGATGTTGTCGGTGATTCCAGTGAACTGCACCGGTATCTTGGCAATCAGGGACTGGCAAAACGACCCTGA
- a CDS encoding succinate dehydrogenase iron-sulfur subunit — protein sequence MVEFNLPANSVVKEGKSFSAPADAKNTRSFKIYRYDPDSGDNPRTDTYDIDLDKCGPMVLDALIKIKNEIDATLTFRRSCREGICGSCAMNIDGRNTLACLKPIEDIKGEVKIYPLPHMPVVKDLVPDLSQPYAQLASIEPWLKADSPTPPDGERLQSREERAKLDGLWECILCFSCSTACPSYWWNSDRYLGPAVLLQAYRWLADSRDEYTGERLDALEDPFRLYRCHTIMNCTNTCPKGLNPALAITEIKKMIAERRA from the coding sequence ATGGTAGAATTCAATCTTCCCGCCAATTCGGTCGTTAAAGAGGGCAAGTCGTTCTCTGCACCGGCTGACGCGAAAAACACCCGCAGCTTCAAGATCTATCGTTACGATCCTGACAGTGGCGATAACCCGCGTACCGACACTTACGACATTGACCTTGATAAGTGCGGTCCGATGGTTCTTGATGCGCTGATCAAGATCAAGAACGAGATCGACGCGACCCTGACATTCCGTCGTTCTTGTCGCGAAGGCATTTGCGGTTCGTGCGCGATGAATATCGACGGTCGCAACACGCTTGCGTGTCTGAAACCGATCGAGGACATCAAGGGCGAGGTCAAAATCTATCCGCTGCCGCATATGCCGGTGGTCAAGGATCTGGTACCGGATCTGTCGCAACCTTATGCGCAGCTCGCCTCGATCGAGCCGTGGCTGAAGGCCGATAGCCCGACTCCGCCCGATGGCGAACGTCTGCAGTCGCGTGAAGAACGCGCGAAGCTTGACGGTCTGTGGGAATGCATCCTGTGCTTCTCCTGCTCGACGGCGTGCCCGTCTTACTGGTGGAACTCCGACCGTTATCTCGGCCCGGCTGTTCTGTTGCAGGCTTATCGTTGGCTGGCTGACTCGCGTGATGAATATACCGGTGAACGTCTCGACGCGCTCGAAGATCCGTTCCGCCTGTATCGTTGCCACACGATCATGAACTGCACCAATACCTGCCCGAAAGGCCTGAACCCGGCATTGGCGATCACCGAAATCAAAAAGATGATCGCAGAACGCCGCGCCTGA
- a CDS encoding DUF4153 domain-containing protein gives MKKAHWLFPLSGAAYGFAFWYLIDYRWEDDYLLASLMTFIAALAYCSWFAIGVRRLRDDLAVTFVLPTLAALQVLAFQHLVGFDHTDDAAILGLLACQAFWVGGAVAIWRIWGPLQTTVLPNYPDRAALVPEIWSIKLALAFGLVGVGVVWPVLYALSSLFMLVGIDQIWDLISEAYVAMPLSGAAFATGILIAREKSGLLIPVRQVIGGMFRILYPIQALGLFLFLIAAALGGWEVLLDQEFGVWWTVMAAAAGLSYLLFGAVQAGEGVTLFGRIGDRVFRFTLWMAPIFALIAMATIYIRVREYGLTPSRIYAIWAAVFVLMASIWLSVAAFGRRQSTPVSLRRAFGHIAICGTLTAFIIHLPLLDPVSISARNQQSRLLSMADWDKADLSFIARNLGMPGEKALAELDAAKPDTVPPLAELRSYIDPDAGRMMVEIDNIPVYPAEYRVPGEAVTRLLEAQLEYDRRFCRKEGSGTGTPDQCALLLVDLDGDGMEEAAFFTARDYVDIYRYEVADDDWQIVTSFFHGQNEIDHAAMLRDLADGNFKAVSPRYSDLLIGGVQWGQYR, from the coding sequence ATGAAAAAAGCGCATTGGCTGTTCCCCCTTAGCGGCGCGGCATATGGCTTCGCATTCTGGTATCTGATCGATTATCGCTGGGAGGATGACTATCTTCTGGCGAGTCTGATGACCTTTATTGCCGCACTGGCCTATTGCAGCTGGTTTGCCATTGGCGTGCGTCGTCTGCGTGATGATCTTGCGGTGACGTTTGTTTTACCAACCCTCGCAGCCCTTCAGGTGCTGGCATTTCAGCATCTGGTCGGGTTCGATCATACCGATGATGCCGCCATTTTAGGTTTGCTCGCCTGTCAGGCGTTTTGGGTCGGGGGTGCTGTCGCCATATGGCGGATATGGGGGCCGTTGCAGACGACTGTTTTACCAAACTATCCGGATCGGGCGGCACTGGTGCCCGAAATCTGGTCAATCAAGCTGGCATTGGCATTTGGTTTGGTCGGGGTTGGTGTCGTCTGGCCCGTTCTTTATGCCTTGTCTTCGCTGTTTATGCTGGTGGGTATCGACCAGATTTGGGATCTGATCAGTGAGGCGTATGTTGCGATGCCCCTTTCGGGCGCGGCTTTTGCCACAGGTATCCTCATTGCGCGTGAAAAATCGGGGCTTCTGATCCCGGTCCGCCAGGTGATTGGCGGAATGTTCCGCATTCTTTATCCGATTCAGGCACTGGGGCTTTTCCTGTTTCTGATTGCGGCGGCACTGGGTGGCTGGGAAGTTCTGCTGGATCAGGAATTTGGTGTCTGGTGGACCGTGATGGCCGCCGCAGCAGGGTTAAGTTACCTACTGTTTGGCGCGGTGCAGGCAGGCGAAGGTGTAACCTTGTTTGGCCGGATCGGTGATCGTGTCTTTCGCTTTACATTGTGGATGGCACCGATCTTTGCCCTGATTGCGATGGCAACGATTTATATCCGGGTGCGTGAATACGGACTGACCCCATCGCGGATTTATGCGATCTGGGCGGCGGTATTTGTCTTGATGGCGTCGATATGGCTTTCGGTGGCGGCATTTGGCCGTCGCCAGTCAACCCCGGTATCGTTGCGCCGGGCTTTTGGTCATATTGCCATTTGCGGGACCCTGACGGCCTTTATCATACATCTGCCGTTGCTTGACCCGGTCAGCATTTCGGCGCGAAATCAGCAAAGCCGTCTTTTGTCGATGGCAGACTGGGACAAGGCCGACCTTTCTTTCATTGCCCGAAATCTTGGAATGCCGGGCGAAAAGGCACTTGCTGAACTTGACGCGGCAAAACCCGACACGGTGCCGCCACTTGCCGAACTGCGCAGCTATATCGATCCTGATGCCGGACGGATGATGGTCGAAATTGACAATATTCCGGTTTATCCTGCGGAATATCGCGTGCCTGGGGAAGCCGTAACCAGATTGCTTGAAGCACAGCTTGAATATGATCGCCGCTTCTGTCGCAAGGAAGGTTCAGGCACAGGAACCCCGGACCAGTGCGCATTGTTGCTGGTCGATCTTGACGGCGATGGAATGGAAGAAGCAGCCTTTTTCACGGCGCGTGATTATGTTGATATCTATCGTTATGAGGTCGCGGATGATGATTGGCAGATTGTGACCAGTTTCTTCCATGGCCAGAACGAAATCGACCATGCGGCAATGTTGCGTGATCTTGCCGATGGTAATTTTAAAGCGGTTTCGCCCCGCTATTCCGATCTTTTGATCGGTGGGGTGCAGTGGGGCCAGTATCGTTAA